The Astyanax mexicanus isolate ESR-SI-001 chromosome 20, AstMex3_surface, whole genome shotgun sequence genome contains a region encoding:
- the wscd1b gene encoding WSC domain-containing protein 1 — protein MAKTFYRLQRFLRRARLLLLFLGVAYIMAGSVLLLQHSSVALFQRGTDTSSALPFVMAPSRALEVPNDGWRYRRSGSRGTEDMENSVLDLSGSRADQERFMSRNLKIRHLRRHWIQGRRSEQENGAEHSPSHKPTRHKGTYIGCFINDDKQQRALGGTVLYDFRKMTSSLCQDTCSESGYQFAGLEYGTECHCGNRITAPRARSEDCNLDCRGERGSPCGGVARLSVYKVEERLPGHRRYRNVHYHGCFQALKNSSNGFLVLTSQTNLTLQLCVEICTDRELPLAVMRRRECLCGHASSLLKMQKIIEGHLCGRNSPINHTHSNDKDFLQVYSTPVLDSRCKERTFLPERSSSLTALSSFPGAGNTWVRHLIELSTGYYTGSYYFDGSLYNKGFKGEKDYWRSGRTICVKTHESGQREIELFDSAVLLIRNPYRCLVAEFNRKCAGHLGYAPDTHWKSKEWPEFMDSYASWWASHVLSWLKFSRRLLVVHYEVLQMDLLPQLKLITAFLNASIPEHRLLCAESNRDGHFKRPCSRGLTFDPFTPDMRTRIDGYILSVDRALRDRNLSGLPQEYMPR, from the exons ATGGCTAAGACTTTCTACAGGCTACAGCGTTTTTTAAGGCGGGCTCGCTTACTCCTCCTCTTCCTGGGTGTGGCTTACATCATGGCAGGAAGTGTCTTGCTGCTCCAGCACTCCAGCGTGGCCTTGTTTCAGAGAGGAACAGACACATCCTCAGCTTTGCCTTTTGTAATGGCGCCCTCCAGAGCCCTGGAGGTGCCGAATGATGGCTGGAGGTACAGGAGATCTGGATCCAGAGGGACTGAAGATATGGAGAACAGTGTGCTGGACCTGTCAGGCAGCAGAGCTGATCAGGAACGGTTCATGTCTCGCAACCTAAAGATCCGACACCTGAGACGCCACTGGATCCAGGGCCGGAGGTCGGAGCAGGAGAATGGAGCTGAGCACAGTCCATCACACAAACCTACCAGACATAAAG GAACCTACATTGGATGCTTCATAAACGATGACAAGCAGCAGCGTGCACTCGGGGGCACCGTGCTCTACGACTTCCGCAAAATGACCAGCTCCCTGTGTCAGGACACCTGCTCGGAGAG TGGGTACCAGTTTGCAGGTCTGGAGTATGGGACTGAGTGTCACTGTGGAAATCGGATCACTGCCCCCCGGGCTCGGAGCGAGGACTGCAATCTGGACTGCAGGGGGGAGAGAGGCTCACCGTGTGGAGGCGTGGCCCGGCTGTCTGTTTACAAGGTGGAGGAGAGACTGCCCGGCCACAGGAGAT acAGGAACGTGCACTACCATGGCTGCTTCCAGGCACTAAAGAACTCCAGCAATGGCTTCCTGGTCCTCACCAGCCAGACCAACCTGACCTTGCAGCTGTGTGTGGAGATCTGCACAGATAGG GAGCTGCCATTAGCTGTAATGAGGAGGCGGGAGTGTCTCTGTGGCCACGCCTCCTCTCTTCTGAAAATGCAGAAGATCATAGAAGGACACTTATGTGGGAGGAACAGTCCTATAAACCACACCCACTCCAATGACAAGGACTTCCTGCAGGTGTACAGCACACCTGTGCTAG ATTCGAGGTGTAAGGAGAGGACGTTTCTGCCTGAGCGGTCCTCCTCACTCACAGCTCTGTCCAGTTTTCCTGGAGCAGGAAACACATGGGTCCGCCACCTCATTGAACTCTCCACCGGATACTACACAGGCAGCTACTACTTTGATGGCTCTTTATACAACAAAG GCTTTAAGGGAGAGAAGGATTACTGGCGGAGTGGGAGAACGATCTGTGTGAAGACTCATGAGAGCggtcagagagagatagagctgtTCGACTCTGCTGTCCTCCTGATCCGCAACCCGTACCGCTGCCTGGTCGCCGAGTTCAACCGCAAGTGTGCTGGACACCTGGGCTACGCCCCAGACACCCACTGGAAGAGCAAAG AGTGGCCGGAGTTTATGGACAGCTACGCCTCCTGGTGGGCATCGCATGTTCTGTCCTGGTTGAAGTTCTCGCGCCGTTTGCTGGTGGTACATTACGAAGTGCTCCAGATGGACCTGCTTCCTCAGCTGAAGCTCATTACAGCCTTCCTGAACGCCAGCATCCCGGAGCACAGGCTGCTCTGCGCCGAGAGTAACCGCGACGGTCATTTCAAACGCCCCTGCTCCCGCGGCCTGACCTTCGACCCCTTCACTCCGGACATGAGGACTCGGATAGACGGCTATATCCTCTCAGTGGACCGGGCGCTGAGGGACAGGAATCTGAGTGGCCTGCCCCAGGAGTACATGCCCAGATAA